A section of the Haliaeetus albicilla chromosome 6, bHalAlb1.1, whole genome shotgun sequence genome encodes:
- the PPEF1 gene encoding serine/threonine-protein phosphatase with EF-hands 1 isoform X2, with translation MARLEMRRRYSLSIFQSIEYADEQDQLQLSNFFTFMLDHCAHPDSVSHIFTSPSVSQVVDEGLYLTEFEKKIDVPDSYYGPRLSFPLTVEDANALLHAFRNEQLLHARYVLQLLYETRRVLKEMPNITHLSTSYSKEITVCGDLHGNLDDLLLIFYKNGLPSEQNRYVFNGDFVDRGKNSMEILIILFAFLLIYPNDLHLNRGNHEDYIMNLRYGFTKEVSKKYKDHGQQILRLLRDVFSWLPLATIIDSKVLILHGGISDTTDLDFLSALERNKLKSLMRPPKSVRDRQDQLKERIPTTRPSKHTAGKTQHISLSGCAEPSGSNLPPDPALKEWKQILDILWSDPRSQNGCTPNKCRGGGCYFGPDVTAKLFERYNLKMLIRSHEFKPEGYEISHNGKVITIFSASNYYEEGSNRGAYIKLNPELIPRFVQYQVSKYTRRQNLRERVGTIESSALKCLREKIYAHRSELTSAFAQYDLNGTGRISVNDWAAVMESVLQLELPWRMLRSQLAQMTPDGEVDFMSCFYDLKIGQPIKEVQPALVETLCRYRKDLEIIFNVIDKDHSGLISLEEFGHTWKLFTSHLGIEVYDESLDKLVLSIDYNKDGHIDFNEFLEAFHVVHRLEKKANS, from the exons TTTaacagaatttgaaaagaaGATTGATGTTCCAGACTCCTATTATGGACCACGACTCTCATTCCCCCTTACTGTTGAAGATGCCAATGCTCTTCTTCATGCTTTCAGGAATGAACAG ctGCTTCATGCCCGCTATGTACTGCAGCTATTATATGAAACTAGGAGAGTTCTCAAAGAGATGCCAAATATCACCCATCTTTCAACTTCCTACTCCAAGGAGATAACTGTCTGTG GAGATTTGCATGGAAACCTGGATGATCTTTTGCTGATATTCTATAAG aaTGGTCTGCCTTCAGAACAAAACCGTTACGTCTTTAACGGTGATTTTGTTGACAGAGGGAAAAATTCTATGGAAATACTTATAATactgtttgcatttcttcttaTCTACCCCAATGATTTACACTTGAATAGAGGAAACCATGAAGACTACATCATGAACCTGAG ATACGGCTTCACAAAAGAAGTTTCGAAGAAGTACAAG GACCATGGGCAACAGATTTTGCGTCTTCTGCGAGACGTCTTTAGCTGGCTTCCCCTTGCCACTATAATTGATAGCAAAGTTCTTATCCTACATGGAGGGATTTCAGACACCACAGATTTGGATTTCCTGAGTGCACTTGAGAGAAATAAG ttgaaatcTTTGATGCGGCCACCAAAGTCAGTGAGAGACAGACAGGACCAACTGAAGGAGAGAATTCCCACCACCAGACCCAGTAAACACACTGCAGGGAAAACACAACACATCTCTTTATCGGGCTGTGCTGAGCCTTCAGGCTCAAATTTGCCTCCAGACCCCGCCCTGAAGGAATGGAAACAA ATCCTTGACATTCTCTGGAGCGATCCAAGAAGCCAGAATGGCTGTACACCAAACAAGTGTCGAGGAGGAGGTTGTTACTTTGGTCCCGATGTCACTGCCAAGCTGTTTGAAAGGTATAATCTAAAGATGCTCATCAGGTCTCATGAATTCAAGCCAGAAGGTTATGAGATCAGTCACAATGGGAAG GTTATCACTATATTTTCTGCCTCTAACTATTATGAAGAGGGAAGCAACCGGGGAGCATACATCAAACTGAATCCTGAACTGATTCCTCGGTTTGTACAGTACCAAGTCAGCAAGTACACACGCAGGCAGAATCTTCGGGAGAG ggTGGGTACAATTGAATCATCTGCCTTAAAGTGCTTACGAGAGAAGATTTATGCTCACAGGTCTGAACTCACTAGTGCTTTTGCACAGTATGACCTCAACGGCACAG GCAGGATTTCTGTCAATGACTGGGCTGCAGTGATGGAGTCTGTCCTACAGCTGGAACTGCCCTGGAGGATGCTGCGCTCGCAGTTAGCACAGATGACCCCAGATGGAGAAGTTGACTTCATGTCATGTTTTTATGACTTGAAAATAGGTCAACCTATAAAAGAG GTTCAGCCAGCTTTGGTGGAAACACTGTGCAGATACAGAAAGGATCTGGAGATCATCTTTAATGTCATTGACAAAGATCACTCAG GTCTGATTTCTCTTGAGGAGTTTGGCCATACATGGAAACTCTTCACTTCTCACCTGGGCATTGAGGTGTATGATGAATCCCTCGACAAGTTAGTCCTCAGCATAGACTACAACAAAGATGGCCACATCGACTTCAATGAGTTTTTAGAGGCCTTTCATGTGGTTCATAGACTAGAGAAGAAGGCAAACTCATGA